A single genomic interval of Noviherbaspirillum cavernae harbors:
- a CDS encoding outer membrane protein assembly factor BamE: MLCLALVACLAGCASKNPLMDDAPAAAGASASKPASVATAAAPTAETKTTAAAAPGSDTHTTGPTGYRRFLGIFAPYRVDVQQGNFVSREMVDQLREGMQRPEGVTREQVRFVLGTPLLTDVFHADRWDYVFRLQKKSGEVISSHVTAFFQNNRLTRIDGGNLPTEQEYLAHIAGSAPGAPSTANTKK, encoded by the coding sequence ATGCTTTGCCTCGCACTGGTGGCATGTCTGGCTGGTTGCGCGTCGAAAAATCCGTTGATGGACGATGCCCCGGCTGCTGCCGGCGCAAGCGCGTCCAAACCGGCAAGCGTGGCGACTGCAGCAGCACCGACCGCAGAGACAAAAACCACTGCCGCGGCTGCGCCGGGAAGCGATACACACACGACCGGCCCGACCGGCTATCGGCGCTTCCTCGGCATATTTGCGCCATACCGGGTTGATGTGCAGCAAGGCAATTTCGTGTCGCGCGAAATGGTTGATCAATTGCGCGAAGGCATGCAACGTCCGGAAGGCGTGACGCGCGAACAAGTCCGTTTCGTGCTGGGCACGCCATTATTGACGGATGTGTTCCACGCCGACCGCTGGGATTACGTATTCCGTCTGCAAAAGAAAAGTGGCGAAGTAATTTCCAGCCATGTCACGGCATTCTTTCAGAACAATCGCCTGACGCGCATTGACGGTGGCAATCTGCCTACCGAACAGGAATACCTGGCGCACATCGCAGGCTCTGCGCCCGGCGCACCGTCTACGGCCAACACCAAGAAGTAA
- the fur gene encoding ferric iron uptake transcriptional regulator: MPNNPSELKASGLKATLPRLKILEIFQNSPVRHLSAEDVYKILLNENLDVGLATVYRVLTQFEQAGLLHRNHFETGKAVFELNAGSHHDHLVCLDCGRVEEFFDEEIEKRQQKIAMERGFEIAEHALALYGHCNKGNCPHRNR; the protein is encoded by the coding sequence ATGCCGAACAATCCTTCCGAGCTGAAAGCCAGCGGCCTGAAAGCGACGCTGCCAAGGCTCAAAATTCTCGAAATTTTTCAGAACAGCCCGGTCCGTCATCTGAGCGCCGAGGATGTGTACAAGATCCTGCTTAACGAAAATCTCGATGTCGGGTTGGCAACCGTGTATCGCGTCTTGACTCAGTTTGAGCAGGCGGGTTTGTTGCATCGCAATCATTTCGAAACAGGCAAGGCGGTGTTCGAGCTGAACGCAGGCTCACATCACGACCATCTGGTGTGTCTCGATTGCGGACGCGTCGAAGAGTTTTTTGATGAGGAAATCGAGAAGCGTCAGCAGAAAATCGCCATGGAACGCGGCTTCGAGATTGCCGAACACGCCTTGGCGCTGTATGGGCATTGCAACAAGGGCAATTGTCCGCATCGCAATCGTTGA
- the hrcA gene encoding heat-inducible transcriptional repressor HrcA, translating to MQLDIRAQTLLKALVERYIAEGQPIGSRALSRISGLELSPATIRNIMADLEDMGFVASPHTSAGRVPTPRGYRVFVDTLLTVQTIDETTVESKVQLRLQKGSPQKIISNAAQVLSSLSQFAGVVMTPKHESVFHQIEFLRLSEKRILLVIVAPNGDVQNRLLLTDVDYTPAQLVQAANYINQHYGGMAFDEVRMRLQNELRQLRDDMTRLMQAAVEVGSDVMAENNDDVVISGERNLLSVSDLSSNMTSLRKLFEMFEQKTSLMQLLDVSSKATGVQIFIGGESQLVPMDDMSVVTAPYEVNGRIVGTLGVIGPTRMAYERVIPIVDITAKLLSNALSH from the coding sequence ATGCAACTCGATATTCGCGCACAAACCCTGCTGAAAGCTCTTGTCGAACGGTACATTGCCGAAGGACAGCCGATAGGCTCGCGTGCGCTCTCCAGAATTTCGGGCCTCGAACTGTCGCCGGCCACGATCCGCAATATCATGGCCGACCTCGAAGATATGGGTTTCGTCGCCAGTCCGCACACCTCGGCGGGACGGGTACCGACGCCGCGCGGCTATCGCGTGTTTGTCGATACGCTGCTCACCGTGCAGACCATTGATGAAACAACGGTCGAATCGAAAGTACAGTTGCGACTGCAAAAAGGATCGCCGCAAAAAATCATCTCCAATGCCGCGCAAGTGCTGTCATCGCTGTCGCAGTTCGCCGGCGTCGTGATGACGCCGAAGCACGAGTCGGTGTTTCATCAGATCGAATTCCTGCGCCTGTCCGAAAAACGCATTCTGCTGGTGATCGTCGCGCCCAATGGCGACGTGCAGAATCGCCTGCTGCTGACCGACGTCGATTACACGCCGGCGCAATTGGTGCAGGCCGCCAATTACATCAATCAGCACTACGGCGGCATGGCATTTGACGAAGTGCGCATGCGACTGCAGAACGAGTTGCGTCAATTGCGCGACGACATGACGCGGCTGATGCAGGCCGCGGTCGAAGTGGGCAGCGATGTGATGGCGGAGAACAATGACGATGTCGTGATCTCCGGCGAGCGCAATCTGTTGAGCGTGAGCGATCTGTCGTCGAACATGACGTCCTTGCGCAAGCTGTTCGAGATGTTCGAGCAAAAGACCAGCCTGATGCAATTGCTTGACGTTTCCAGCAAGGCAACGGGCGTGCAGATCTTCATCGGTGGCGAATCGCAGCTGGTGCCGATGGATGACATGAGCGTGGTCACCGCCCCCTACGAAGTCAACGGCAGGATTGTCGGCACGCTGGGTGTGATCGGCCCCACCCGCATGGCCTACGAGCGTGTGATCCCGATCGTTGATATCACAGCGAAGCTGTTATCAAATGCCTTGAGTCATTGA
- a CDS encoding HAD family hydrolase, which translates to MHRIKAVFFDLDDTLWPIVPVIERAEVVMFDWLTQHAPGVADRFTIDSLRERRRVLLQENPQFHLDLRLLRHAGLTEAFLHVDEDVAKVDRAMAIFSEARNAVTLFDDVLPMLDGLRGRVMFGSISNGVADLEVIGLAHYFQASVAACNVGIAKPAPEIFHAACDALNILPCEAVHVGDDPVLDVEGAQKAGLQAVWMNRYALRPVRELPDNIQPDVVCTSFHELDEWLRKRII; encoded by the coding sequence ATGCATCGCATCAAGGCAGTCTTCTTCGATCTGGATGACACGCTATGGCCCATCGTTCCGGTCATCGAGCGTGCGGAAGTCGTTATGTTCGACTGGCTGACGCAACATGCGCCAGGCGTCGCGGATCGCTTCACAATCGACAGCCTGCGCGAGCGGCGGCGCGTGCTGCTGCAGGAGAATCCGCAGTTCCATCTCGACCTGCGCCTGCTGCGGCATGCAGGATTGACCGAGGCATTCCTCCATGTGGACGAGGACGTGGCAAAGGTCGATCGGGCAATGGCGATTTTCTCCGAGGCGCGCAATGCGGTGACGCTGTTTGACGATGTGCTGCCGATGCTGGATGGCTTGCGAGGACGCGTCATGTTCGGCTCGATTTCGAACGGGGTGGCGGATCTGGAAGTGATCGGACTGGCACATTATTTTCAGGCGTCGGTTGCTGCCTGCAATGTGGGTATCGCGAAACCGGCTCCAGAAATTTTCCATGCAGCATGTGATGCATTGAATATCCTGCCATGTGAAGCCGTCCATGTCGGCGACGATCCCGTGCTCGATGTGGAGGGCGCGCAAAAGGCAGGCTTGCAGGCCGTATGGATGAATCGTTATGCATTGCGACCAGTTCGTGAACTGCCTGACAACATACAGCCGGACGTCGTATGCACGAGCTTCCACGAATTGGACGAATGGTTACGCAAACGCATCATTTGA
- a CDS encoding NAD kinase yields MLPSQPVTAFPAFNTVAIVGKYMAAGIAQSLSEIGDFLAKAGYRVVFEAETAHNVGLTGVVPMTPAEIGRHADVAIVVGGDGTMLGIARQLAPYGIPLIGINQGRLGFMTDISQEAVIPVLEEMLSGKLESEQRSLLESSVIRDGDTIFQALAFNDVVVSRGSTSGMAELQVEVDGRFMYNQRSDGLIVATPTGSTAYALSAGGPLLHPSLSGMVLVPIAPHALSNRPIVVPDSSEIVIEIMGGRDISANFDMQSLASLQHHDRIVIKRSAHAITFLHPQGWSYYDTLREKLHWHEYPSAEGRLK; encoded by the coding sequence ATGTTGCCTTCCCAGCCAGTCACTGCTTTCCCCGCATTCAATACGGTTGCCATTGTCGGCAAGTATATGGCTGCCGGCATTGCGCAGTCGCTATCCGAAATCGGCGACTTCCTTGCCAAGGCAGGATACCGCGTGGTGTTCGAAGCCGAAACGGCACACAACGTCGGCCTGACCGGCGTGGTGCCGATGACGCCTGCCGAAATCGGCCGTCATGCCGATGTGGCCATCGTCGTCGGGGGCGACGGCACCATGCTCGGCATTGCACGCCAGCTCGCTCCCTATGGCATACCCTTGATCGGCATCAACCAGGGACGGCTCGGTTTCATGACCGACATCTCGCAGGAAGCCGTGATCCCGGTGCTGGAAGAGATGTTGAGCGGCAAGCTCGAATCGGAACAGCGCAGCCTGCTCGAAAGTTCGGTCATCCGCGACGGCGACACCATCTTCCAGGCGCTGGCATTCAACGATGTTGTCGTGTCGCGCGGTTCCACTTCCGGCATGGCGGAACTGCAGGTTGAAGTCGATGGGCGCTTCATGTACAACCAGCGTTCGGACGGTCTGATCGTGGCGACGCCGACGGGTTCCACCGCGTACGCATTGTCCGCCGGCGGCCCCTTGTTGCATCCGAGTCTGTCCGGCATGGTGCTGGTCCCGATTGCGCCGCATGCCTTGTCCAACCGTCCGATCGTCGTGCCTGATTCCAGCGAGATCGTGATCGAGATCATGGGCGGGCGCGATATCAGCGCGAACTTCGACATGCAGTCGCTGGCCAGCCTGCAGCATCACGACCGCATCGTCATCAAGCGTTCGGCGCACGCCATCACCTTTCTGCATCCGCAAGGCTGGAGCTATTACGACACGCTGCGCGAGAAGCTGCACTGGCACGAATATCCGTCCGCGGAAGGACGTTTGAAATAA
- the recN gene encoding DNA repair protein RecN: protein MLRTLSIRDFVIVDAIELEFAPGFTVFTGETGAGKSILIDALALALGGRGDASVVREGAGKTDITAEFSGSDEVDAWLEVNEFSNEEGGVLLRRVIDNAGRSRAFVNGIAATAAQLRELGEMLVDIHGQHAHQSLLKTDAQRVLLDSQAGLLDEARAVAAAYKTWRALAKQREEFEINARNVLLERERLEWQVGELEKLAVKPGEWSEISNEHSRLSHAASLLEGAQEALSAISESDNPMLSQLAALTQKLGKLADIDGALKPVVEALEPAAIQLQEAVYALNDYLSRVELDPDRLHEVEARLDAIHSTARKFRVAPDDLPQEFATLSAQLKQLADASDLDALRAQEDKLKAAYMGAAQKLSKARAKAAKALGDAVTAAMQDLSMAGGRFEIALNACEPAAYGLEQVEFMVAAHPGTAPRLLAKVASGGELARISLAISVIASSATATPTLIFDEVDSGIGGGVAEVVGRLLKRLGQDRQVLCVTHLPQVASQANQHYQVSKSSTAGRTVSCIEPLDAKARVEEVARMLGGLEITATTRKHARELLAS, encoded by the coding sequence ATGCTCCGCACACTTTCCATTCGGGATTTCGTCATCGTCGATGCGATCGAACTTGAATTCGCGCCCGGCTTCACTGTCTTCACCGGCGAAACCGGCGCGGGGAAATCGATCCTGATCGATGCATTGGCGCTCGCACTCGGCGGGCGCGGCGATGCCAGCGTGGTGCGCGAAGGCGCGGGCAAGACGGATATCACTGCCGAGTTTTCCGGCAGCGACGAAGTCGACGCGTGGCTTGAGGTCAATGAATTCAGCAACGAGGAAGGCGGCGTCCTGCTGCGCCGCGTGATCGACAATGCGGGACGTTCCAGGGCATTCGTCAACGGCATCGCGGCGACTGCCGCGCAACTGCGCGAGCTGGGTGAGATGCTGGTCGATATCCACGGCCAGCATGCGCACCAGTCGCTGCTGAAAACCGATGCACAGCGCGTGCTGCTCGACAGCCAGGCCGGTCTGCTGGACGAGGCGAGGGCGGTGGCGGCGGCGTACAAGACCTGGCGCGCGCTGGCGAAGCAGCGCGAGGAATTCGAGATCAATGCAAGGAACGTCTTGCTGGAGCGCGAACGCTTGGAGTGGCAAGTCGGCGAACTGGAGAAACTCGCGGTCAAGCCCGGCGAATGGAGCGAGATCAGCAACGAGCACAGCCGCCTGTCGCATGCCGCGAGCCTGCTCGAAGGCGCGCAGGAAGCCTTGTCCGCCATTTCCGAATCGGACAATCCGATGCTGTCGCAGCTGGCGGCTCTGACGCAGAAGCTCGGCAAGCTGGCCGATATCGACGGCGCGTTGAAGCCGGTGGTGGAAGCGCTGGAGCCGGCCGCCATTCAATTGCAGGAAGCGGTCTATGCGCTCAATGATTATCTGAGCCGGGTCGAGCTCGATCCGGACCGCCTGCATGAAGTCGAGGCAAGGCTGGACGCGATTCACTCGACCGCGCGCAAGTTCCGGGTCGCGCCCGACGATCTGCCGCAGGAATTCGCGACGCTGTCTGCGCAGCTGAAGCAGCTCGCCGATGCCAGCGACCTCGACGCCTTGCGCGCGCAGGAAGACAAGCTGAAGGCTGCTTACATGGGCGCTGCGCAGAAGCTGTCGAAAGCGCGCGCCAAGGCAGCCAAGGCGTTGGGCGATGCGGTTACGGCTGCGATGCAGGACCTGAGCATGGCTGGCGGCCGTTTTGAAATCGCGTTGAATGCGTGCGAACCGGCTGCCTACGGACTGGAGCAGGTGGAGTTCATGGTCGCCGCGCATCCCGGCACCGCGCCGCGGCTGCTGGCGAAAGTGGCGTCGGGTGGTGAACTGGCGCGTATTTCGCTGGCGATTTCCGTGATCGCGTCGAGCGCGACGGCAACGCCGACCCTGATCTTCGACGAAGTGGACAGCGGCATCGGCGGCGGCGTCGCCGAGGTGGTCGGCCGCCTGCTGAAGCGGCTGGGGCAGGATCGCCAGGTGCTGTGCGTGACGCACCTGCCGCAAGTCGCCAGCCAGGCCAATCAGCATTACCAGGTCAGCAAGTCGAGTACCGCAGGCCGGACCGTCTCGTGCATCGAACCGCTCGACGCCAAGGCCCGCGTCGAGGAAGTCGCGCGCATGCTGGGCGGGCTGGAAATCACGGCCACCACCCGCAAGCACGCGCGCGAGTTGCTGGCATCCTGA
- the hemH gene encoding ferrochelatase, with amino-acid sequence MRFQPEPSHAHGSIAKTAVVLVNLGTPDAPTAPAVRRYLKEFLSDPRVVEIPKAAWWFILNGLILPLRSRKSAEKYAAIWSRDGSPLKVHTEKQAILLRGYLGERGHEVQVVYAMRYGNPSLPQVLDKLKADGCDRILILPAYPQYSGTTTASVYDEVFKHYARVRNVPELRLVKHYHDQESYIDALKKSVLAYWDMHGRPDKLVMSFHGVPKRTLTLGDPYHCECHKTARLLAAALQLSPEQYVVTFQSRFGKAEWLQPYTAPTLVKLAKEGVARVDVLCPGFPADCLETLEEIALEAKRDFLTAGGKEFHYIPCLNESPSWIAALAEIAEQHMIGWPTMMTPLGREEAKKDAEISRAHAASLGAAN; translated from the coding sequence ATGCGTTTTCAACCAGAGCCTTCCCACGCCCACGGCAGCATTGCAAAAACAGCCGTGGTGCTGGTCAATCTCGGCACGCCCGATGCGCCAACCGCCCCTGCGGTGCGGCGCTATCTGAAGGAGTTCCTGTCCGATCCACGCGTGGTGGAGATTCCGAAGGCGGCATGGTGGTTCATCCTGAACGGCCTCATCCTGCCGCTGCGTTCGCGCAAGTCGGCTGAAAAATACGCGGCGATCTGGAGCCGGGACGGTTCGCCGCTCAAGGTGCATACGGAAAAGCAGGCGATTCTGCTGCGCGGTTACCTTGGCGAGCGCGGGCACGAAGTCCAGGTGGTGTATGCCATGCGTTATGGCAACCCTTCGCTGCCGCAGGTGCTGGACAAGCTGAAGGCGGATGGCTGCGATCGCATCCTGATTCTGCCGGCCTATCCGCAGTATTCCGGCACGACCACTGCCTCTGTCTATGACGAGGTGTTCAAGCATTACGCCAGGGTGCGCAATGTGCCCGAACTGCGCCTGGTGAAGCATTATCACGACCAGGAAAGCTACATCGACGCCCTGAAAAAGTCAGTGCTTGCTTACTGGGACATGCATGGCCGTCCCGACAAGCTGGTGATGAGTTTTCACGGCGTGCCGAAGCGCACGCTGACCCTGGGCGATCCCTACCATTGCGAGTGCCACAAGACGGCGCGGCTGCTGGCGGCGGCGCTTCAATTGAGTCCCGAGCAGTACGTGGTGACCTTCCAGAGCCGTTTCGGCAAGGCAGAGTGGCTGCAGCCCTACACGGCCCCGACACTGGTGAAGCTGGCGAAGGAGGGCGTGGCAAGGGTGGACGTGCTATGCCCCGGATTTCCCGCCGATTGCCTGGAGACGCTGGAAGAAATCGCGCTGGAAGCCAAGCGCGACTTTCTGACCGCGGGCGGGAAGGAGTTCCACTACATTCCCTGCCTGAATGAATCCCCCTCGTGGATCGCCGCGCTGGCGGAAATCGCCGAGCAGCACATGATCGGCTGGCCGACGATGATGACGCCGCTTGGGCGGGAAGAGGCGAAAAAAGACGCGGAAATCTCCCGCGCGCACGCGGCATCGCTGGGCGCGGCGAACTGA
- a CDS encoding alpha/beta hydrolase produces MWKSILPLLLALGLTSCATISPETRRHHADTLASAEGWQRLTLPTQHFVLAAYAPAAIRSDKILTVYIEGDGMAWLTRSQPSDDPTPRQPVSLELALRHTRGNAAYLARPCQYVAGADRRGCDEPYWTARRFAPEVIDASNEAIDALKRRFDAQQLVLAGYSGGGAVAALVAARRSDVVRLVTVAGNLDHAAWTRLHRVLPLEGSLNAADAWQSLQDIPQLHFVGGKDATIPPGMTASYLSRFPVARRPEMRVVEDFSHVCCWAGQWPALSSQAFP; encoded by the coding sequence ATGTGGAAATCAATCCTGCCTCTGCTGCTGGCGCTTGGCCTCACCTCCTGCGCGACCATTTCTCCCGAAACGCGTCGGCATCATGCCGATACGCTGGCGTCCGCCGAGGGCTGGCAAAGACTGACGCTGCCCACGCAGCATTTTGTGCTGGCCGCTTACGCGCCCGCCGCCATCCGGAGCGACAAGATCCTGACCGTCTACATTGAAGGCGACGGCATGGCGTGGCTGACCCGATCGCAACCCTCGGACGATCCTACGCCGCGGCAACCGGTATCGCTGGAACTGGCCCTGCGCCACACGCGCGGCAATGCTGCGTATCTGGCACGCCCCTGCCAGTACGTCGCAGGGGCGGATCGGCGCGGTTGCGATGAGCCCTACTGGACCGCGCGTCGTTTCGCACCGGAAGTCATCGACGCCAGCAACGAAGCCATCGATGCGCTCAAGCGGCGTTTCGACGCGCAGCAACTGGTTCTGGCAGGTTATTCGGGAGGCGGCGCGGTGGCGGCGCTGGTCGCAGCGAGGCGCTCTGATGTGGTGCGACTGGTGACGGTGGCGGGCAATCTCGATCACGCCGCCTGGACCAGGCTCCACCGCGTACTGCCGCTGGAGGGCTCGCTCAATGCTGCCGATGCGTGGCAATCATTGCAGGACATCCCGCAGCTTCACTTCGTCGGCGGCAAGGATGCCACTATCCCGCCCGGCATGACGGCGTCCTATCTTTCCCGCTTCCCGGTCGCGCGACGGCCCGAGATGCGTGTCGTGGAAGATTTTTCACACGTGTGCTGCTGGGCCGGACAATGGCCGGCGCTGTCGTCGCAGGCATTTCCCTGA
- a CDS encoding autotransporter outer membrane beta-barrel domain-containing protein, translating into MAVGAMAFMSGTASAAGCSNTGPNVINGSMPTTCVLGSGSSLDVPVPGGLIDGGEGAGVLVQPLSSIPAVSFITNSGTITGSTGIQINANGVVGTITNNATGIIRGSSFAINNLGTVTSSILNHGLIDGAVALNGAELQLHGGSARVTGPVTGNAQSEVFVAVGANFSTENTFNVGTVIVNHDAKLNMAHDITAANAFVNAGTVSVAAGNTVTVNGNYSHAPDGVFETGLSGASTYGKLVVTGSANLVASSKINVNVVGAPALVAGTSVQPGVITAGTLLTEPAIAVTDNSALFDFIATRNGNAIDLCVAAAGSATCVASNPGPGQTPSTTVVSSVTGAQNTPGLGAARVFDSLIAQGTGAPAAMVPVITALGTLPTEQAVSDAVSQTLPLMTAGMAQVNSSSMQSTNRVIQARQEANKGLSSGDEFIGDRQMWFKPVGSWARQDDRNNVSGYKADTYGMVFGVDHVVSNQVRVGGAFSYMNSKVDDNSGLQNAKVDGYRLIGYGSYSLDARTDLSFQADVGTNRNKGTRTISFGGLNEVAHSNYSSWNAHVGAGVGRTLDVGAKTAFTPSARIDYTYMRDGAYTETGANALNLDVAKNSSKELLLSVDGKLSHALSSTTTLSANLGTAYDALSNGSAITAAYVGGGGQFTTRGLDLPRWLVRGGLGMTVMGGKAMEITARYDVEARESFANHTASVKLRMPF; encoded by the coding sequence ATGGCAGTCGGTGCCATGGCGTTCATGTCGGGGACGGCGAGCGCTGCCGGTTGTAGTAATACCGGCCCCAACGTCATTAACGGCTCAATGCCAACCACGTGCGTGCTGGGTTCCGGCAGCAGCCTCGATGTTCCGGTGCCTGGCGGTCTCATCGATGGGGGCGAGGGCGCTGGCGTGCTTGTCCAGCCTCTTAGTTCCATTCCTGCAGTGAGTTTCATCACCAATAGCGGGACGATCACCGGTTCCACCGGCATCCAGATCAATGCCAATGGCGTCGTCGGCACCATCACCAACAACGCCACAGGCATCATCCGGGGTTCGTCCTTCGCCATCAACAATCTCGGCACCGTCACCTCCAGCATCCTTAACCATGGCTTGATTGATGGCGCGGTTGCGCTGAACGGAGCCGAGCTTCAGCTGCATGGCGGCAGTGCGCGCGTCACCGGCCCTGTGACCGGCAATGCGCAATCGGAGGTGTTTGTCGCCGTCGGTGCCAACTTCAGCACCGAGAATACGTTCAACGTCGGCACCGTTATCGTCAACCATGATGCGAAGCTGAACATGGCGCACGACATCACCGCCGCGAATGCCTTTGTCAACGCGGGTACGGTGTCGGTTGCCGCCGGCAACACCGTGACGGTTAACGGAAATTACTCGCATGCGCCTGATGGCGTGTTTGAAACCGGCCTCTCCGGCGCCAGCACGTATGGCAAGCTGGTTGTCACCGGCTCCGCCAATCTCGTTGCAAGCAGCAAGATCAATGTCAACGTGGTGGGTGCGCCTGCGCTGGTCGCCGGCACCAGCGTGCAGCCGGGCGTGATTACCGCCGGCACGCTGCTCACCGAGCCGGCGATTGCCGTCACCGACAACAGCGCGCTGTTCGACTTCATCGCCACCAGGAACGGCAATGCGATCGACTTGTGCGTTGCGGCGGCGGGTAGCGCCACCTGTGTCGCATCAAACCCCGGCCCTGGCCAAACACCCAGCACCACCGTCGTCAGCAGCGTGACCGGCGCGCAAAATACGCCGGGACTGGGTGCCGCCCGTGTGTTCGACAGCCTGATCGCGCAGGGCACAGGCGCGCCGGCAGCGATGGTCCCGGTCATCACCGCGCTCGGCACGCTGCCGACCGAGCAGGCCGTGTCGGACGCGGTCAGCCAGACCCTGCCGCTGATGACAGCCGGCATGGCGCAGGTCAATTCGTCGTCGATGCAGTCCACCAACCGCGTGATCCAGGCGCGCCAGGAAGCCAACAAGGGTCTGTCGTCCGGCGACGAGTTCATCGGCGACCGCCAGATGTGGTTCAAGCCGGTCGGCTCGTGGGCGCGGCAAGACGATCGCAACAACGTCAGCGGCTACAAGGCCGACACCTATGGCATGGTGTTCGGCGTGGATCACGTCGTCTCCAATCAGGTGCGCGTCGGCGGTGCGTTCTCCTACATGAACAGCAAGGTCGACGACAACAGCGGCCTGCAGAACGCCAAGGTCGACGGCTACCGCCTGATCGGCTACGGCAGCTACAGTCTCGATGCGCGCACCGACCTCAGCTTCCAGGCCGATGTCGGCACCAACCGCAACAAGGGGACCCGCACGATCAGCTTCGGCGGCCTGAATGAAGTCGCGCACTCGAACTACAGCAGCTGGAATGCGCACGTGGGCGCGGGCGTGGGCCGCACGCTGGATGTCGGCGCCAAAACCGCGTTCACGCCGTCGGCGCGGATCGACTACACCTACATGCGTGACGGGGCGTATACCGAGACCGGCGCCAACGCGCTGAACCTGGATGTGGCGAAGAACTCGAGCAAGGAGCTGCTGCTGTCGGTGGACGGCAAGCTGAGTCACGCCTTGAGCTCCACCACCACGCTCAGCGCCAACCTTGGCACCGCCTACGACGCCCTGTCGAATGGCTCGGCGATCACGGCAGCCTACGTTGGCGGCGGCGGCCAGTTCACCACGCGGGGACTGGATCTGCCGCGCTGGCTGGTGCGCGGCGGGCTGGGCATGACGGTCATGGGCGGCAAGGCGATGGAAATCACCGCGCGCTATGACGTCGAGGCGCGCGAAAGCTTTGCCAACCACACGGCCTCGGTCAAGCTGCGCATGCCGTTCTGA
- a CDS encoding adenylyltransferase/cytidyltransferase family protein: MLNDRGESPSLPARGLAVGVFDLFHVGHLRYLQFIRARCRTLVVAVTSDAIVLEKKQRPTAVSEAHRIEIVRGLGWVDEVLPQPASLDDADAAERWLTALSIDHVFIGDDWRGSARWRTLEPRLSALGIGLSWTPRTMEVSTTALRQHIQHGCKE, from the coding sequence ATGCTGAATGATCGCGGCGAGTCGCCGTCATTGCCGGCGCGCGGGCTGGCGGTGGGCGTGTTCGACCTGTTCCACGTCGGCCATCTGCGCTATCTGCAGTTTATTCGCGCGCGTTGCCGCACCCTTGTGGTTGCCGTGACAAGCGATGCCATCGTGCTCGAGAAAAAGCAGCGGCCGACCGCCGTGTCTGAAGCGCATCGCATCGAGATCGTGCGCGGCCTGGGCTGGGTGGACGAGGTGCTGCCGCAACCCGCAAGCCTGGACGATGCCGATGCGGCCGAGCGCTGGCTGACGGCGTTGTCGATTGACCATGTATTCATCGGCGATGACTGGCGCGGCAGTGCGCGCTGGCGGACGCTGGAGCCGCGTCTGAGCGCATTGGGGATCGGACTGAGCTGGACGCCGCGCACGATGGAAGTGTCGACGACCGCGTTGCGCCAGCATATTCAGCATGGATGCAAGGAGTAG